From Methanolacinia paynteri:
CTGAAAGTCCCCTTGATGTTTGCCTGCGGGGCCTTGTTCTGCCCTTCTATAACTCCTCCTGAAAAGGCGGAAACGACCGCTGCAATTATGATGGTGATAACAAGCATCAGCATGACGCCGATAACCGGAGAGACCGCAGAATTATTGTTTCTCATATCTCAGCCCTCCAGGACGGATATATCCTTTGAGAAGATCGTCTTCCCGGTCGGCACGAAGATTACCTTCAATGAGACAGTATCTCCTGATCTGAGTTCTTCCCATCCGTAGCCGAGCAGGGCCTGCATCGGATCGGTGTAATCGTCGCTGTCGAACCCGGTATAGATATATTTTGATACCGCACCGTAGCCGCAAAGATGGCCCTGTTCGTCAGTATAGCTGTCTCCTGTTCCGTCATTCCTGCCGCCGAACGGCTGTGCACTCATACTCACACCGGTTGATAGCGTGTAATTCCCGAATTGGCGTTCCGGAGCTTTGTTCGGTGTCAGGGCGCTTCCTGAAATGCCGGATTCTCCCGGAATTGTCGCCATTCCGAAACCATAGGGTGCGGTGCTTGCCACGTTAAGACCGGACGAAGTCACGGACGGCTCGATAACATTTACCACATTTCCTATGGACGTATTGCCGCCTATAACATCATTTTTCTTCCATGACGTGACAATCTTGAGATCGCTTGTCCGGATTGGATCGCTCACTCCTGTCACAGTTGCAGAAAAACTGCTGCCTGTCCATGTCCCCGAATTGGTAATCTTAACATCCATGGCAAGGTTAGGAGATTTCTGGCTGCCTTCTGCAATCATGCCACCTGCAAACCCGCTCACGACAGTTGCGATTATTATCGTCACGACAAGCATGAGCATGACGCCGACTACAGGGGATACAGCCTGATCATTTTTCTTTATCATTCTTCTTCCCCCTGATCAGGCCGTTATCGTGACCTCGCTTCTGCAGATAAGGTTCCCGCTCTTGTCACTGATATCAAGGTAGAAGGTGTTTCCGATATTTTCGTTGTTTTTAAAGCACAAATTCCACCGGTTCTGATAGTCGCCGGTACTGTTATAGCTATAGCCGTCGCTCCTGATATTATCGGAATCAGAATAATCCTCCGGGACGAGTATCGGCTGAAGCAGATCGCACCTGATATTTGATGAACTGATGTAGAGAGTGTCACCTGATTTGAATGAGGTAACATCTGTACTGCCGTCTCCGCAGTCAAGTGGTCTTTCCCTGCCGTCGGTTATCAGCTTTTTATCGATAATCTGCGAAGTGGCCTGTTCAAGGTTCGGTCCGAATACAGGGCTGTTTCTTACAGTGAATACGAGATCATTGGTT
This genomic window contains:
- a CDS encoding type IV pilin N-terminal domain-containing protein; amino-acid sequence: MEFKSDNNAVSPVVGVMMMLVVTIIIAAVVSAFAGSSMDNQQKAPQATIQGKFSIGTGMEIIHMGGDALATNDLVFTVRNSPVFGPNLEQATSQIIDKKLITDGRERPLDCGDGSTDVTSFKSGDTLYISSSNIRCDLLQPILVPEDYSDSDNIRSDGYSYNSTGDYQNRWNLCFKNNENIGNTFYLDISDKSGNLICRSEVTITA
- a CDS encoding type IV pilin — protein: MIKKNDQAVSPVVGVMLMLVVTIIIATVVSGFAGGMIAEGSQKSPNLAMDVKITNSGTWTGSSFSATVTGVSDPIRTSDLKIVTSWKKNDVIGGNTSIGNVVNVIEPSVTSSGLNVASTAPYGFGMATIPGESGISGSALTPNKAPERQFGNYTLSTGVSMSAQPFGGRNDGTGDSYTDEQGHLCGYGAVSKYIYTGFDSDDYTDPMQALLGYGWEELRSGDTVSLKVIFVPTGKTIFSKDISVLEG